A DNA window from Ostrea edulis chromosome 5, xbOstEdul1.1, whole genome shotgun sequence contains the following coding sequences:
- the LOC125649939 gene encoding thyroid receptor-interacting protein 11-like isoform X12 yields the protein MSWLGGSLTSITGQLSNLTKDILTEGTQEVSDHATELRISQEKNAECLNTISAIKTENERLKRLSHELEEKAESAELQINKISNQYRQMLEEKEREINELKHSHEELLQQQQATFTQQDSQGGMSPTSPKDGHPLGFDHGQFTSDGLDFGDNISMQHEINRLMSEVKRLKAENKHWRSTSGAKEGKTPEVEKEHVALQDSIQGLKEQLRHEKEHHQQETVLLQDMHSQKITALHKKFKAEIAQYKEKVQELEQSAGYDGNLSELEVRLGELQKDHDALNTEKSKMDSLIQSYKQQLQEKDQELSALKLENEKVSTRLHNAKYQLLDQLDANHAQSIDLMCDLQEMRRNITQNTIARRNVLLKERQELVNLMIESGLQQKNISMSVEILEAEREQVSLENEHMLSEMGNTEHQALTKEIIDSFEKENVVLKKKNLELQEQIAVLEKAVKTLSEDKHKSKLNEVEKADDEEDYDWNTAEIEELSSRNSELEKQLKEQSSNQERDMEEFEMLKADWILEKEALENTLFELEQKLKERETALNKIEAQKGLLTVAQERASDVSDSEESNESSNGDIGADIEKLDHKVDLLAQANALLEEERDGLIVEKEKLEKELSALKLDMVTGDKDGALSRDIEEQKTLIASLQEEKEGLETSLEELDSQHEEAMAQVIEIRNDLQRRLLKSEKENDEKDSQINELEKTVNRLQKEAQQLDDLEEEVFNLRENKEQLETQLKSLSSKRNSDQSSNGCEMCKELRQQQEKAAMTVNELHMDVKELEDKLQKSQDDIKDKVVKIKQARESNQELQKSVEDLTHNLHDQEDEVKRLREESVKTIKSEVEVLQEQLSEKSEEMKSVVIELEEVNSHLAEYMDRHTKLQMENSELICKLSERDNHILENRENASQVKDQNQELSEKFEESSRQIEELQRNIDQMEKKNTDLSTKLTESEKNVQDFKNGISQKENELQNLNTQMEALRGEKNNVQKELDELEGVLQQKTKHYEHYIQELKKGQESDSSSLQLERNRLLQEAHEKDMNNLKLEEEIKSLQSNLSETKETLQSSIDGQQGVAGILEENERLIKELKEENSHLSHENDSLQVVVKEQEENLQKMEAVEQELNTLKEERNTLKEELRKSKQTLENKAEKEVMQAQTLEVITELESELSMSTEKIVSLEKELKQLKETIVENDNEIKELNERNQDYLEKAEEKTKSFNQLKSSVEEKDQVIATLEKELHDERETISKHETGIKELNERNLGHLKEAEEKAKIMNQLETSVALLNQSVSEKDEAIGGLQKKLVRAQSLVEAEKQHLLEVDEESLAVELSKPQYLAIEEKPHMEPPKMESKTQSEDKDSNQEHTHFEHQHLDIEVLAKENRCLQAENEELKVKFEEDLNSYSERVIELQDENEKLKLHLAEKTDEYNKLCEINEEEVKLCKSTQSTVEDQAMEISSLKYQLMQTEQYDSKMAHSQNSFSGYEYTKDYINGSEKMQEEIITPEKSLSLSNGNQSSGISESEEMEKLQAFLKEKDSVISELQNNNSSLLKMLETKSLSSLGDKTLVDVHRLENEVKQLKLEREQILAVMNEKSREASNLKSEVHRLTNIIAAEKVAINKLQKDNQDLTQNREKSVVEDMQKEALQNLSRIICDKDMEIEALTSKNETLVAVMQESSDSGSQINSLMQDKANLNKQLTDLKSEREQMITYLNQKHQESVAYHTEIQRLTEYINIETEKHQALQQNYAALVPQFEEKNENLLKVQNELINYKQKFQDLEIKCSELDQRMNASETVDSLTHNSKLEEIKRLQEKQKELLDSLKEKEIKCQTLHQQNSEYEESLSKQTMEISSLKKQLDNMTFKLQGLQSELSDEGSEKTGLEHQVVEQMSNIQILKESNNHLTLSLQEKEFEVNSLHEKVRTLQAVIQNKEGEKGQVNKLMQENESILGQARQLQQERDQAIMALKQRQSEQTGLLQEIQKLKEKDSKNQKELERLRGHLIQLEDSYTQEALDAEEREKDLRNRLAVAEETAMSSSSQMETARVLFQQSAGKSTDRISTTAAPSVGRPEGPSLSPGVLTTGPVSAVCRVSQQSSVGIRTVSTRKRCTALT from the exons AGAGAAATAAATGAACTAAAACACAGTCATGAAGAACTTCTTCAGCAGCAACAAGCGACCTTCACTCAACAGGACAGTCAGGGTGGTATGTCCCCGACCTCTCCAAAAGATGGACACCCATTAG GATTCGATCATGGACAGTTTACCAGTGATGGCCTTGACTTTGGTGACAATATATCCATGCAACATGAGATTAACCGTTTGATGTCTGAAGTGAAGCGGCTGAAAGCTGAAAACAAACACTGGAGGTCCACCAGTGGG GCAAAGGAGGGAAAAACGCCGGAAGTTGAAAAAGAGCATGTGGCCTTGCAAGATAGCATCCAG GGGCTTAAGGAACAACTTCGCCATGAAAAAGAGCATCATCAACAGGAAACAGTACTGCTCCAGGACATGCACTCCCAGAAAATTACAGCACTTCACAAGAAATTCAAGGCAGAGATTGCACAATACAAAGAGAAAGTTCAAGAGCTGGAACAGAGCGCCG GATATGATGGTAACTTATCAGAACTGGAAGTCAGGTTGGGGGAGTTGCAAAAGGATCATGATGCATTAAACACAGAAAAATCAAAGATGGATTCATTGATACAGAGCTATAAACAGCAACTACAAG aaaAAGACCAAGAGCTTTCAGCACTGAAACTGGAAAATGAAAAGGTTTCTACACGACTTCACAATGCCAAGTACCAACTGCTAGATCAATTGGATGCaaatcat GCTCAGTCTATTGATCTTATGTGTGACCTCCAAGAGATGAGAAGGAACATTACCCAAAATACAATTGCTCGCAGAAATGTCCTTCTCAAAGAGCGACAGGAACTGGTCAACCTCATGATTGAGTCTGGCCTTCAG CAAAAGAACATCAGTATGTCTGTTGAGATTTTGGAGGCAGAGCGAGAACAAGTGTCCCTGGAGAATGAGCACATGCTTTCTGAAATGGGGAACACTGAACATCAAGCTCTCACCAAAG AGATTATAGAttcttttgaaaaagaaaatgtagtaTTAAAGAAAAAGAACCTGGAGTTACAAGAACAGATTGCAGTGTTGGAGAAGGCTGTGAAAACACTTTCAGAGGATAAACACAAAAGCAAACTTAATGAAGTGGAAAAAG CTGATGATGAAGAAGACTATGATTGGAACACTGCAGAGATTGAAGAACTAAGCAGCAGAAACAGTGAACTGGAGAAGCAGTTGAAAGAGCAGTCATCTAATCAAGAGAGAGACATGGAAGAATTTGAAATGCTGAAAGCTGATTGGATATTAGAAAAAGAGGCTCTAGAGAACACCTTGTTTGAACTTGAACAAAAGTTGAAGGAGAGGGAAACAGCCTTGAATAAGATAGAAGCACAGAAG GGTCTGTTGACAGTCGCCCAGGAGAGGGCTAGTGATGTGAGTGACTCAGAAGAGTCCAATGAAAGTAGTAATGGTGATATAGGGGCAGATATTGAGAAATTAGATCATAAAGTGGATCTTCTAGCTCAGGCAAATGCCCTTCTGGAAGAAGAAAGGGATGGGCTAATTGTTGAGAAG gaaaAGCTAGAGAAAGAATTGTCAGCACTAAAATTGGATATGg TGACTGGTGACAAAGATGGTGCATTATCAAGAGATATAGAAGAGCAGAAAACCTTGATTGCCAGTCTACAGGAGGAAAAAGAGGGACTGGAGACCAGTTTAGAGGAACTAGACAGCCAACATGAAGAAGCAATGGCTCAAGTCATAGAAATTCGAAATGATCTTCAAAGGAGACTCTTaaaatctgaaaaagaaaatgatgaaaaagaCTCACAAATAAATGAACTAGAGAAAACTGTAAACCGTCTTCAAAAAGAGGCTCAGCAACTTGATGACCTTGAGGAAGAAGTATTTAATCTCAGAGAAAACAAAGAGCAATTGGAAACACAGCTGAAGTCATTATCATCCAAAAGAAACAGTGACCAAAGTAGCAATGGTTGTGAAATGTGTAAAGAGTTAAGACAGCAGCAGGAGAAAGCAGCTATGACTGTAAATGAACTTCACATGGATGTGAAAGAGTTAGAGGACAAGCTACAGAAAAGTCAGGATGACATAAAAGATAAGGTAGTCAAAATAAAACAAGCCAGAGAGAGCAACCAGGAGCTACAGAAGTCTGTGGAAGATTTAACACATAACTTGCATGACCAAGAGGATGAGGTGAAAAGATTAAGAGAAGAAAGTGTAAAGACAATAAAATCTGAAGTTGAGGTACTCCAAGAGCAGTTAAGTGAAAAGTCAGAGGAGATGAAATCTGTAGTTATTGAACTAGAGGAGGTTAATTCTCATCTGGCAGAGTACATGGACAGACACACCAAATTACAAATGGAGAATTCTGAACTCATCTGCAAACTGTCTGAAAGAGATAATCATATCCTAGAAAACCGGGAGAATGCCAGTCAGGTTAAAGATCAAAACCAGGAACTTTCTGAAAAATTTGAGGAAAGCAGCAGACAGATTGAAGAACTACAAAGAAACATTGACCAAATGGAGAAGAAAAACACAGACTTGTCAACAAAATTGACTGAAAGTGAAAAGAATGTGCAAGATTTCAAAAATGGCATCAGTCAAAAAGAGAATGAGCTACAGAATTTGAATACTCAAATGGAGGCTTTAAGGGGAGagaaaaataatgtacaaaaagAACTTGATGAACTTGAAGGAGTCTTGCAGcagaaaacaaaacattatGAACATTACATACAAGAATTGAAGAAGGGACAGGAAAGTGATTCCAGTTCCCTTCAATTAGAGAGGAACCGTCTGCTGCAAGAAGCACATGAAAAAGACATGAATAATCTGAAACTTGAAGAGGAAATAAAATCTCTTCAGAGCAATCTGTCTGAGACCAAGGAAACCTTGCAGTCGTCAATAGATGGCCAACAAGGTGTTGCCGGTATCCTAGAAGAAAATGAAAGATTAATTAAAGAGTTAAAAGAGGAAAACTCTCACTTGTCCCATGAGAATGACAGTCTACAAGTTGTTGTGAAAGAGCAAGAGGAAAATCTTCAAAAGATGGAAGCTGTGGAGCAGGAATTGAATACCCTTAAAGAGGAGAGGAACACTTTGAAGGAGGAATTGAGGAAGTCGAAGCAAACATTGGAAAATAAGGCAGAAAAAGAGGTTATGCAAGCACAGACTTTAGAAGTCATCACTGAATTAGAGTCTGAGCTGAGTATGTCTACAGAAAAAATAGTTAGTCTTGAAAAAGAATTGAAACAACTGAAAGAGACTATTGTGgaaaatgataatgaaattaaAGAACTCAATGAAAGGAATCAGGACTATCTGGAAAAAGCTGAGGAGAAAACTAAATCATTTAATCAATTGAAGTCTTCAGTTGAAGAAAAAGACCAAGTGATTGCTACCCTGGAAAAAGAGTTACATGATGAGAGAGAGACTATTAGTAAACATGAAACTGGAATCAAAGAATTAAATGAAAGGAATCTTGGACATTTGAAAGAAGCAGAGGAGAAGGCCAAGATAATGAATCAGCTCGAGACTTCTGTGGCTCTGCTCAACCAGTCAGTATCAGAAAAAGATGAAGCCATTGGAGGACTTCAAAAGAAACTAGTGAGAGCTCAGTCACTGGTTGAAGCAGAGAAACAGCACTTGTTAGAAGTTGATGAGGAGTCCTTGGCTGTAGAGCTTTCTAAACCGCAATACTTGGCCATAGAAGAAAAACCTCATATGGAACCACCAAAAATGGAGTCCAAAACACAGTCTGAGGACAAAGATTCCAATCAAGAACATACACATTTCGAACACCAGCATTTAGATATAGAAGTGTTGGCCAAAGAAAACAGATGTCTGCAAGCAGAAAATGAAGAATTGAAAGTAAAGTTTGAAGAAGATTTGAACTCTTATAGTGAAAGAGTAATTGAATTGcaagatgaaaatgaaaaattaaaacttcatctGGCAGAGAAAACTGATGAGTATAACAAACTGTGTGAAATTAATGAAGAGGAAGTGAAACTCTGTAAAAGTACTCAGTCCACGGTAGAAGATCAGGCAATGGAGATTTCTTcattgaaatatcaattaatgCAAACAGAGCAATATGACTCGAAAATGGCTCATAGTCAAAACAGTTTCTCTGGTTATGAATATACAAAGGATTACATAAATGGTTCTGAAAAAATGCAAGAAGAAATCATCACACCTGAAAAATCTCTATCCTTGTCAAATGGAAATCAATCTAGTGGTATTTCAGAAAGTGAAGAAATGGAGAAACTCCAGGCCTTCCTGAAAGAAAAAGATAGTGTTATTTCTGAATTACAGAATAATAACTCTTCGTTATTGAAAATGTTGGAGACTAAATCCCTTAGTTCATTGGGGGATAAAACTTTAGTTGATGTTCATAGACTTGAAAATGAGGTAAAGCAACTGAAACTGGAAAGAGAGCAGATTTTAGCAGTGATGAATGAAAAGTCTCGCGAGGCAAGTAATCTAAAGAGTGAAGTTCACCGTCTTACAAATATTATAGCTGCTGAAAAAGTAGCAATAAATAAACTTCAGAAAGACAACCAGGATCTGACTCAGAACAGAGAGAAAAGTGTTGTGGAGGATATGCAGAAGGAGGCTCTCCAAAACCTGTCCCGAATAATTTGTGACAAGGACATGGAGATAGAGGCACTCACAAGTAAAAATGAGACTCTGGTAGCAGTCATGCAAGAGTCATCTGACAGTGGTTCACAAATAAACTCACTCATGCAGGACAAAGCTAACCTGAACAAGCAGCTTACTGATCTGAAAAGTGAACGTGAACAGATGATTACTTACCTGAACCAGAAACATCAAGAGAGTGTGGCCTACCACACAGAAATTCAGAGACTGACAGAATACATCAACATAGAGACAGAGAAGCACCAAGCTCTCCAACAAAACTATGCAGCTCTTGTTCCTCAATTTGAggagaaaaatgaaaatttgctgaaagtgcaaaatgaattaataaactATAAACAAAAATTCCAAGATCTTGAGATAAAATGCAGTGAACTGGATCAACGAATGAATGCATCAGAAACTGTGGATTCTCTGACACACAATTCAAAActagaagaaattaaaagacTGCAGGAAAAGCAAAAAGAACTCCTCGACAGTTTGAAGGAAAAGGAGATTAAATGTCAGACTCTTCATCAACAAAATTCAGAGTATGAGGAATCTCTTTCCAAACAAACGATGGAAATCTcaagtttaaaaaaacaacttgaTAATATGACTTTCAAACTGCAGGGACTGCAGAGTGAACTGAGCGATGAGGGAAGTGAGAAAACTGGTCTGGAACATCAAGTAGTGGAGCAGATGTCTAACATCCAGATTTTGAAGGAATCCAACAACCATCTGACCCTGAGTTTGCAGGAGAAGGAGTTTGAAGTGAACAGTTTACACGAGAAAGTGCGCACTCTACAGGCAGTAATACAGAACAAGGAGGGTGAGAAAGGTCAGGTGAACAAACTGATGCAGGAGAATGAGTCCATCCTAGGTCAGGCCAGACAGCTTCAGCAGGAGAGGGACCAGGCTATAATGGCTCTCAAACAGAGGCAGTCCGAGCAGACTGGGCTTTTACAAGAG ATTCAGAAACTTAAAGAAAAGGATAGCAAAAATCAGAAGGAGCTGGAGCGATTAAGAGGTCACTTGATACAG TTGGAAGATAGCTACACACAAGAAGCCCTTGATGCAGAAGAACGAGAAAAGGATCTCAGAAACCGCTTGGCTGTTGCTGAGGAAACAGCAATGTCTTCCTCCTCACAGATGGAGACAGCAAG AGTGTTGTTTCAACAGTCAGCAGGCAAGTCAACAGACCGCATCTCTACAACAGCAGCTCCATCTGTTGGCAGGCCAGAGGGACCAAGCTTATCTCCAGGTGTCCTCACTACAGGACCAGTGTCAGCAGTATGCCGTGTCTCTCAACAATCTTCAGTTGGTATTAGAACAGTTTCAACAAG AAAAAGATGCACAGCTCTCACTTGA